In the genome of uncultured Sphaerochaeta sp., the window CTGGAGACTCTATGACGAGCGGCCGATCACCGACGAGGCGCTGGGGGAAGAGTTGGAAAGAACCCTTCACAAGACCATCAAAAAGGTGACCTATGACACCAACACCCTCAACTTCAATACCGCCATCAGCCAGATGATGGTACTGGTGAACGAGCTGTACAAGATCGACAACTTCCCCAGGGAAGTTGCAGAAACCCTGGTCAAGCTGCTTTCCCCCTATGTCCCTCACCTTGCGGAGGAACTCTGGGAGCGCCTTGGCCATACCGGAAGTATGAAAACGGTAACCTGGCCAACCTATCAGGAAGAACTTACGGTCGACAATGAGATCGAGATGGTTTTCCAGATCAACGGCAAGGTCCGTGCAAAAACTACGGTTGCAAAGGGACTTTCCAAGGAAAAAGCCTTGGCCCTGGCCAAGGAAGATGAGAAGGTGAGAACCTGGTTGGAAGGGAAGACCATCGTCAAGGAGATTGTGGTCCCCGACAAGCTGGTGAACATCGTCATCCGCTGACAAGACCCATGAGGGAGGCTTTCGGGCCTCCCTTTCTTATTGTTCCAGTATGAAATGGATGCTGATGGTGCTCCTGAAAGCCCCTTGATTCTGACTCAGGGGCCGAAACAGCCGTGCGTACAACCGCCCCATCCTCACTTGCTCATGGAAAATACCGTGCACCTGATACTCAAAGGGAATCGAACGCTCAAGAAGTCTTCCCTGCTCATCCTCAAGCAGATAGGAAACAACCTGGTTTCCCAACGAGAGTGGAGTGTGGTCGAAGAACAGCCTGCCCAGCCCCCGGTGCTTTGCATGGAGGGTAAGGTCACAGATGGGCAGTCGGGTTTGGATTTGTTCATCCTGATCCGGGATGGGCTGGATTTCAAACACCACATCGGTGGGGGCTGTCTCCAGGATGATTGCAGGATGGAGCGGGTACAAACACAGGCAGAGAAAGAGTACACAAACCGCACCCGGGCGAACTGCACGGGCAGGAGAAGAAACAAAGCGTTGGAAAGAGCATAATCTAATGTTGGAATCCATATGCTATGGACAACAGTACTGTAGGGTACAAACCTATGTCAAGGGTGATTAATATCACCCTCTATTCTTTCGAAGTATCCGATAAAATATCTGATGAAATTCATAGGCAATACATAATCATTTCTTTGATATAATACGTATTAGAAACTACTAGCAAATCGTTTGTATCTTATGACACAACAACGCTTATCCAAGCACCTTTGCCAAGCCACCCTTGGAAGTTTCACGATACAGGGAAGGCAATGCCTGTCCCGTTTCCCGCATGACTTCGATGGCATTGTCAAACGAGACCTTGTGCCTTCCATCCCCAAGCAAGGCGTAGGTGCAGTGGTCAAGGGAGCGCATGGTGGCAAGGGCATTGCGTTCGATGCAGGGAATCTGCACCAGACCTCGCATCGGATCGCATGTCAGGCCAAGATGGTGCTCAAGCCCCATTTCCGCCGCATATTCGATCTGATGGATCGTCCCCCCAAGCAAGTGGGTGGCAGCAGCTCCGGCCATGGCACACGCCACACCGATCTCCCCTTGGCACCCTACCTCAGCACCGCTGATGGAACCATTGGTCTTCACCACATTGCCGATGATGCCGGCTGTCAGAAGAGAACGAAGAATCTTGATCCTGGGGAACTTGTACTGCCTTGCGAGGTAGTACAGCACTCCGGGGAGCACCCCGCAGCTGCCGCACGTTGGTGCGGTGACGATTCTCCCGCCTCCTGCGTTCTCCTCGCTGACGGCCAATGCATAGCTGAGCGCCAGCGCAGTGTTGCCCAAAGGCCCATTGAAGTCACTCGCCTTGGAGTTGTACTGGCTTGCCTTGCGGGCAAGCTTCAAGCCCCCGGGAAGCACTCCCTCGGCGTTGAGCCCATTCTCAACCGCCTCGCTCATCACTGTCCAGACCTCATCCATATAGGAGAGGATCTGAGCATCCTCAAACTGCAGGGCAAATTCCCACAGCTGGAGACCTTCCTCAGTGCAATACTCAAGTATCTGACGCATCCTGGAGTACTCTTTCGGGTAGACTTCCAGAGTCTGTGATGCTTGCTCTCCCTCCAGGACAATCTTGCCTCCGCCTACGCTGTAGTAGGTCTGTTCAGCCTGGATTTCACCCTCTGCATCAAAGGACCTGATCGTCAGTGCATTGGGATGGAAGGGTTTTTCCACCTCGGGATACCAGACTATCTCAACATCCTTTTGCTTGGAAGAGAAGACCTCCCGCAAGGCCTTGTCGGTAAGGTGACCCTTCCCGGTGGCCGCAAGACTTCCAAATAAATCCGCCTCATAGCGATCTGCCTGAGCGAAGGTAAAGAGAAAGTGGGTAGCCGCAGCACGCGGCCCCATGGTATGGCTGCTGGAAGGACCGTACCCGATCCTGTAGAGTTCTCGAAGGGATTCCATAGCTTTGACTGTATAGGTTTCCCAACAAAATGTGAAGCTGGCATTACCAGAAGGGGGCCTTCGCAAGACTGCTCATATACCGCCGCTGAACCAAATCCGAGTAGAGGGTGAGGCAGAGTGAGCGTTCACGATTCCACCACCGCTGAATCCCCCCTTCCACCTGAAGTTCCACCGTCTCACCCCACTGGCTCCAAAACGCTTGTTGTACCCGTCGCTCAGGAACCCAATACCCTTCGGGCAGGTCACACAACGTGACATCCAGCATTGCAAGAGGCAAAACCGTGCCTTCAGACAGTTCCCCGTTGAGCAAGGACACCATGAGCGCATTGCCGTCAACCAAGGAGGCATCACCGGCAAGGGAGGCAAGCAGCGAACCCTGCAGATTCTCAACCGCCTCATGGTTCTGCTCATAGGAGTTAAGCAACAAGTCGGCAAGACTTCCCTGTTCCTCAGCCAATGCGATGATGCTGTTTCCGCCTGGATGACAAAACCCTCCGACAGGGTGCAAGGAGGAGAGCGGATAGGCGGCAATAACGGTCATCTTTCCCCTGGGTACTGATAGCTTCACCCGCTTTGTCCCCGGCAACAGGTGATAGCTCTCAAGATTTCCCTTGCCGTCGGTATACACCAAGGTATACCACAATGGGCGGTGGCTCGCCTCATGCCAAGGGTGTTGTTCCTCAAGAACGACCTCGATGGTCCGCTCGGTAAGCATATGTGTCTCACACCCTGCAAGCAGGCAAAGCATGAGACAGGCAATGAAGACTCTCACACCCTAGAAGGGCGCTGGATTTCCCTCTTGCTTCACGTGTCTGTGGTAGTCAGCTCTCCACTGCTTGAGCAGTGACCGCACGTCTTCGCTTCGGTAGTCCTGATAGGTCCAAGGCAGACAGGAGAAAGCACCTGCTTGGTAGATCAGCGTTACTTCTGCATGAATACCGGAATGAAGCGGAATGCGATGTGCACGAGCCTTGGTGGTAGCCAGGATAAGGGATGAGAGGCCAAGCAGTCCGGGATCGAGGTTGCAGGTCCGTCTTCCTTCCCTCTCCCGGCTTGCTTCAAGGGCATTGGTCCATTTCTTGATATCGGCAAGGGAGGAAGGGTCTACCAAGCGTTCAAAACAGAGATAGAGACGCCAAGGCTTGGTCCCCATCTCCTTGTCGTAGTAGTCGGTGAATTCGAACCTCTGCGGTTCACTCATCGCCTTGATCGGCCCAAACCTGCCGACCAACTCCCCGGTAAGGGAAGGGAGGAGGGAGAGATCGGTAATGAGCAAGCCCATCACCAGCAGGCTTGGGGTAAACGAGCGCTTAGTGCCCATCCTAGTGGTTGGCGGTAAAGGTCCCCAAGACCCTGATCGAATGGCAAAGCCCCTTCAACTCATCCAAGGCCGTCTCGAATGCACCGGCATCCCCCAGTTCGGTCTCCACAAAGAACGAGTACTCCCACGGCTTTCCCGGTATGGGTCGGCTCTCAAGCTTCTTCATGTTCAGCCCGTGCTTGGTGAGAACAAGAAGTGCCTCGAAGAGGGAACCGGGCCTGTCGGGTACGGTGAAGTTCAGCGAAGCCCGGTTTACCGCGACGCTGGAGCGGTAGATGGCCGACCGTTCTTCTCGGCAGATGATGTAGAAGCGGGTATAGTTTCGGCTGTTGCTCTCAATGCCTTCCTGGAGGATCTCCATGCCATGCACCTTCGCAGCGGGAGTACCGGCGATCGCAGCCTTGGTCGGATCGCCGACCTGCTTGATGTGGCCTACCGCTCCTGCGGTGTCAAAGAAGGGGATTGCCTGGGCATGGGACATCTCGTTCTGCAGGAATTGGGTGCATTGTGCCAAGCCCTGTGGATGCGAGTAGATCTCGCGAATATCTTCCTTCTTGGCTCCGGGAAGCGCAATGAGGTTGTGAATGATCCTGATCTGCTGCTCCCCCACCACCTGGATGGAAGGATGCCGGTCGAGCAAATCAAGGTTCTCATAGAGCGTACCCCCAAGGGTGTTCTCAACAGGGATCATGCCGTAGGCAGCCTTGCCTTGCATCACGGCATCAAAGACGGAAGCGAAGGAGGGACAGGGAAGAACCTGGGTCGATTCATCAAAGGCCCTGCGGATGGCAAGCTCACTATAGGCACCCCGTTCCCCCTGGAAGGCAACGATGAGATCGGATGATGCGGAAACGGCAACCTTGGCATCAGGAAGGGAGGAAGCCTGCAGACGGGGAATCCGTTCAAGCGACTTTCCCACCACAGCACTGAGGGCCTGCAGGTCACGCATGAGCTTCTCAAACTGGGATGGATAGAGGGACTGGGGACCATCACTGAAGGCCTTCTCCGGGTTGTTGTGGACTTCCACAATGAGGCCCGAAGCTCCGCTTGCGATCAGGGCAAGACTCATGGGACTGACCATATCACGCATACCGGTGGCATGGCTGGGATCGCCGATGACCGGAAGATGGGTCATCTTCTGCACCACCGGGATGGCAGAGACGTCAAGGGTGTTGCGGGTCGCACGCTCATAGGTGCGGATGCCTCGTTCACACAGCACAATCTGGTCGGTCCCGCTGGCCATCAGGTATTCGGCTGCCATCAGCCACTCCTCGATGGTCGCACACAAACCGCGCTTGAGCAGGACCGGCATACCGGTCTTTCCCACCGCTTTCAGCAGCTCGAAATTCTGCATGTTCCTTGCCCCAATCTGGAACATGTCGATGTATTTGGTCATCATCGGGGCGTCAGAAGGGTTCACGATCTCGGTGGTTACCGGCATGCCATATGCCTCTCCGGCCTCCTTGAGATACTTCAGGCCTTCCTCTCCCAAGCCTTGGAACGCATAGGGGCTGGTCCGGGGCTTGAACGCACCCCCTCGCAGGATTACCGCCCCTGCCTCACGCACTGATGCAGCAATGGTCATGATCTGCTCACGTGACTCGACGGCACAAGGACCAGCCATGATGGCAATCCTGTTTCCCCCGATTTTCACGTTGCCCACCGTAACGATGGTATCCTCTTTCTTCAGCTCTCGGGAAGCAAGCTTGTAAGGCTTGCTGATGGGAACCACACTGGCTACCCCCTCAAGCATCTGTACCTCGCGAATATCGATGGTACTCTGTCCAACCGCCCCGAAAATGGTCTCTTCCTGACCAATGATCTCCTTGACGGTATACCCCTTCTCAACCAAGAAGGAACGGATAGCCTCTTTGTGCTTTTCGCTGATCTGCTGTTTCAGTACGATTATCATGAAAATACGCTAGAGTGTAACAAAAAAAAGGTCAAGGGAGCGTTGCATCTTTCCATCCGGTGTGGTACCAAAAGGCATGAATGCTGAGTACTGGGATACACTCTTTGCGAATTTCCGGCATGCCATCGAGCAGGAAGGAGGGGTCCTTCCCTCCGTCTCGATCATCGCTGAACAGGAAAATGACCCCTATCGGGTGCTGATAGCCACCATCATCTCCCTGAGGACAAAGGATGAAGTCACCCTTGCAGCAAGCAAGCGTCTCTTCGCGCTTGCAAAGGATCCCCAGTCGATGCTCGCCCTATCGGTCACCCAGGTGGAAGAGGCAATCTATCCTGCAGGCTTTTACAAAACAAAAGCAAAGACCATCCAGGCAATCTCCCTTCAGCTGCTTGAGCGTTTTGGCGGGAAAGTCCCCGCTGCACAGGAAGAGCTGCTCTCACTGCCCGGAGTGGGAATCAAGACAGCGAACCTCACCCTCAACCTTGGCTTCCAGATCGAGGCCATCTGTGTGGACTGCCATGTCCACCAGATAGCAAACCGTCTGGGCTGGGTGGCAACAAAAACGCCTGAGCAAACCGAAGAGGCGTTGGCCTCTGTCATGCCCAGGCGATTCTGGATACCCCTGAATGAGCTTTTGGTCCGCTACGGCCAGCTCATCTGCACCCCGGTCAGTCCCTTCTGCAGCAAGTGCCCGGAAGAGAAAGCCTGTCCCAAGATTGGGGTGACACGCTCGCGCTAGAAAACCTCGCGCACAATCCTGGATACCGATTCAGCCTTCCCCAAAGTGTAGAAATGCACCCCGGGGACCCCATGCTCGAGCAAATCCTTTGCCTGCTTGGTACACCAGTACACCCCGATCTCCCTGATTTCGGAGAGTTTCTGCGCCTTGTTCAACAATTGAACAAGCTCGGAGGGGAAGTCGACATGGAAGGTCTGGGGAATGGTTGCAAGATCACGCTTGCTGCCGATCGGCTTGAGCCCGGGAATGATCGGAACGGTGATGCCTACCTTGCGGCAATCATCGACAAAGCGGTAGAAAACCGCATTGTCGAAGAACATCTGCGTCACGATGTACTGGGCACCGCACTCCACCTTGTACTTGAGCATCTGGATGTCCTGCTGGAGATTTGGAGCTTCCGCATGCTTCTCCGGATATCCAGCTACACCGGTACAGAAATGGGTCTTTCTCCCATCCTGCAGGGTACTGTCCAGATACTTTCCCTCATTCAGGTTTGCAATCTGCTTCACCAGGTCGGATGAGTTGGCATACCCACCCTTCACCGGGACGAATCGCTTCTCCCCGTTGGGGGGATCGCCTCTCAGGGCGAGGATGTTCTCAATGCCGAGAAAGTTGAGCTCAACCAGCGCATCCTCAAGCTGGTCGGCATCCATGCCGCCGCAGATGAGATGGGCAACAACCGGGATGTTGAAGGTGTACTGGATCAGGGCCGAGAGGGCAATGGTTCCAGGGCGCTTTCGCACCGTACGTCGCTCCAAGAGCCCGTCTTCGCGCTCAAGATAGACCACCTCCTGCTGGTGGTTGGTCACATTGATGTAAGCCGGCTCGAACTGGGCAAGCTCCCGTACGCTGCCGAGCAGGGACTGGGCGTCACTGCCTTTCAGCGGAGGAACCAATTCAAACGTGAACAGCGGTTTTTTTGCCTCGTTGAGGATGTCGATTACTTGCATGGCCTCAGTATCCCATACCACTGAGCAATGTGGCAAGCGCCTCACGCGAAAGGCCCTTCCTTTCAGCATAGAGGTCCAGTTGCTCCTCACTCACACCCTTGAGGGCAAAATAGCGAAGATCATCACCACCGATGAGCATCCCGCAGACCGAAGAGGGAGGATCCATGGCATAACTTTCGGTCAGGCGCACCCCGATTCTCTCAGTGGCGCCAAGGGCAGCAAACAACACACCCTTCTCGCTGTGGTCGTTCCAGCTTGGGTAGCCCGGAGCAGGACGGAGATACATCGCATGATCGTGCGCCCATGTGGACCGTATCAAACGCTCGGCTTCTTCTGCAAGCGCTTCAGCAAGCCGGTCTGCAAGCAACTTCAGGCTGAGGACTTCCATGCCATCCCGCTCCACGTCACGTGTTTCCAGGAATGCAGGGAGCGTCAGGGCGGATGTGGTGACAAACAGACCGACCGTATCCTCCTTGGCAATGCAATCGGCAAGGCAGAGCCCGTTCTCCTCATTGCGCAGGAAGTGGAAGCGATGATCACCCACTGTCACCGCCATGCGGTCGCTTGAAGCGGGGAAGAGCCCGTAGACCACCTTGCACCCCTCTTCAAACATCATCCTGACTTCGTCTCCGGCAAGCAGGATTTTTGCTTCACCGACAAGACGTCTCCCCTCATCGCTGTCAAAGGGGACCTTCCACGCAGCGCAGTACATCTTCCAGTTGATGTGCCCGATCAGGGAGGGGAGGAAAAATGAGGAGGCCGTATACACGCCGTAGGAGCCGGCTTTGGACCCTCGTTCCTTCTGCTTGCCCAGAGAAAGTGCATGCAGGTACGAACCTGATGTTTTCGCATCCCCTTTCTTTTCCGAGTGCTGCAGGCGCAGGCTTTCATAGAGAGCGCGCTGCCCTGCAAGGAAGGATGCACGTTGCTTGCCCATGACCTCATTGGCGGCAAGCACCATGGAAGAGGCGTCCTTGGTCTGGATGACTGCTTCCGAGTAGAGCGGGCTGAGTTTCACCGCAGTATGGAGTGAGCTGGTGGTCGCTCCCCCAACAAAAATGGGTATGGTTGACTGATGCTCCTCAAAGAGCCTGATGACCGTCTCCATCTCCTTCAGCGAGGGGGTGATCAGGCCGCTGAGACCAACCAGATCTGCGTTGTGTGCACGTGCAGCCTCCAGAATTGCTTCTGG includes:
- the nth gene encoding endonuclease III, which codes for MNAEYWDTLFANFRHAIEQEGGVLPSVSIIAEQENDPYRVLIATIISLRTKDEVTLAASKRLFALAKDPQSMLALSVTQVEEAIYPAGFYKTKAKTIQAISLQLLERFGGKVPAAQEELLSLPGVGIKTANLTLNLGFQIEAICVDCHVHQIANRLGWVATKTPEQTEEALASVMPRRFWIPLNELLVRYGQLICTPVSPFCSKCPEEKACPKIGVTRSR
- a CDS encoding DUF4416 family protein; translation: MGTKRSFTPSLLVMGLLITDLSLLPSLTGELVGRFGPIKAMSEPQRFEFTDYYDKEMGTKPWRLYLCFERLVDPSSLADIKKWTNALEASREREGRRTCNLDPGLLGLSSLILATTKARAHRIPLHSGIHAEVTLIYQAGAFSCLPWTYQDYRSEDVRSLLKQWRADYHRHVKQEGNPAPF
- the aroF gene encoding 3-deoxy-7-phosphoheptulonate synthase, which encodes MIIVLKQQISEKHKEAIRSFLVEKGYTVKEIIGQEETIFGAVGQSTIDIREVQMLEGVASVVPISKPYKLASRELKKEDTIVTVGNVKIGGNRIAIMAGPCAVESREQIMTIAASVREAGAVILRGGAFKPRTSPYAFQGLGEEGLKYLKEAGEAYGMPVTTEIVNPSDAPMMTKYIDMFQIGARNMQNFELLKAVGKTGMPVLLKRGLCATIEEWLMAAEYLMASGTDQIVLCERGIRTYERATRNTLDVSAIPVVQKMTHLPVIGDPSHATGMRDMVSPMSLALIASGASGLIVEVHNNPEKAFSDGPQSLYPSQFEKLMRDLQALSAVVGKSLERIPRLQASSLPDAKVAVSASSDLIVAFQGERGAYSELAIRRAFDESTQVLPCPSFASVFDAVMQGKAAYGMIPVENTLGGTLYENLDLLDRHPSIQVVGEQQIRIIHNLIALPGAKKEDIREIYSHPQGLAQCTQFLQNEMSHAQAIPFFDTAGAVGHIKQVGDPTKAAIAGTPAAKVHGMEILQEGIESNSRNYTRFYIICREERSAIYRSSVAVNRASLNFTVPDRPGSLFEALLVLTKHGLNMKKLESRPIPGKPWEYSFFVETELGDAGAFETALDELKGLCHSIRVLGTFTANH
- a CDS encoding L-serine ammonia-lyase, with protein sequence MESLRELYRIGYGPSSSHTMGPRAAATHFLFTFAQADRYEADLFGSLAATGKGHLTDKALREVFSSKQKDVEIVWYPEVEKPFHPNALTIRSFDAEGEIQAEQTYYSVGGGKIVLEGEQASQTLEVYPKEYSRMRQILEYCTEEGLQLWEFALQFEDAQILSYMDEVWTVMSEAVENGLNAEGVLPGGLKLARKASQYNSKASDFNGPLGNTALALSYALAVSEENAGGGRIVTAPTCGSCGVLPGVLYYLARQYKFPRIKILRSLLTAGIIGNVVKTNGSISGAEVGCQGEIGVACAMAGAAATHLLGGTIHQIEYAAEMGLEHHLGLTCDPMRGLVQIPCIERNALATMRSLDHCTYALLGDGRHKVSFDNAIEVMRETGQALPSLYRETSKGGLAKVLG
- the metF gene encoding methylenetetrahydrofolate reductase [NAD(P)H]; the encoded protein is MQVIDILNEAKKPLFTFELVPPLKGSDAQSLLGSVRELAQFEPAYINVTNHQQEVVYLEREDGLLERRTVRKRPGTIALSALIQYTFNIPVVAHLICGGMDADQLEDALVELNFLGIENILALRGDPPNGEKRFVPVKGGYANSSDLVKQIANLNEGKYLDSTLQDGRKTHFCTGVAGYPEKHAEAPNLQQDIQMLKYKVECGAQYIVTQMFFDNAVFYRFVDDCRKVGITVPIIPGLKPIGSKRDLATIPQTFHVDFPSELVQLLNKAQKLSEIREIGVYWCTKQAKDLLEHGVPGVHFYTLGKAESVSRIVREVF